In one window of Frigoriglobus tundricola DNA:
- a CDS encoding ThiF family adenylyltransferase yields MHIFQVGAGSGGMAVLDLVVRDPRVTRVTLVEPDTYAPHNVYRHLFPPSGVGRLKAELATEWVRSVRPDVAFHALVADITDPVRQAEFARLVSECDLGICAADNEAAKFAFDALMRAAGKPWTLGEVLSGGIGGWVHRFVAGGPCYGCVASHLQREVVEHPAGPPPDYSDPNAAHAQATVPASKASISVIAGLHALVSLEMLGQEGPTPPAPEEPTPNPSLKGGEPDLRSSDASGASEEASRVFTPLPSGMGAGGVGPSPDFTSLLFSLQAVPGVFEAAYRPHRLRIARARHCLTCGAPVPAPTGDALDAAVDDALARLGAR; encoded by the coding sequence ATGCACATCTTCCAGGTCGGAGCCGGCAGCGGCGGGATGGCGGTTCTCGACCTCGTCGTGCGCGACCCGCGGGTCACTCGCGTCACACTCGTCGAACCGGACACTTACGCCCCTCACAACGTCTACCGTCACCTGTTCCCGCCGTCCGGCGTCGGTCGGCTGAAGGCCGAACTCGCTACCGAGTGGGTGCGCTCCGTGCGCCCCGATGTCGCGTTTCACGCGCTCGTCGCAGACATTACTGATCCGGTGCGGCAGGCCGAATTCGCTCGGCTCGTGAGCGAGTGTGACCTCGGCATTTGCGCCGCCGATAACGAGGCCGCGAAGTTCGCGTTCGACGCGCTAATGCGAGCCGCGGGCAAGCCCTGGACGCTGGGTGAGGTGTTGAGCGGCGGTATCGGCGGATGGGTTCACCGGTTCGTGGCCGGCGGCCCGTGCTACGGGTGTGTGGCCAGCCACCTCCAGCGCGAAGTGGTCGAACACCCCGCGGGACCGCCGCCGGACTACAGCGACCCGAACGCCGCCCACGCGCAGGCCACCGTCCCGGCGAGCAAAGCCAGTATCAGCGTCATCGCGGGCCTCCACGCGCTCGTGAGTTTGGAGATGCTGGGGCAAGAAGGACCTACCCCCCCGGCCCCCGAAGAACCCACCCCCAACCCCTCCCTGAAGGGAGGGGAGCCAGACCTTCGGAGTTCCGATGCCTCCGGAGCGTCGGAGGAGGCTTCGCGGGTGTTCACCCCCCTCCCTTCAGGGATGGGGGCCGGGGGGGTAGGTCCTTCCCCCGACTTCACGAGCCTCCTGTTCTCGCTCCAGGCAGTGCCCGGCGTGTTCGAGGCGGCGTACCGTCCGCACCGGTTGCGCATCGCTCGTGCGCGGCACTGCCTCACTTGTGGCGCGCCCGTACCGGCGCCGACCGGAGACGCCCTCGATGCTGCGGTGGATGACGCGCTGGCTCGACTGGGCGCGCGATAA
- a CDS encoding site-2 protease family protein: MLVEPERTPYDLRFRFLGFPVRVHPWFWIATVLLNGDGLLKIGPEYLLIWVGVVFVSILVHELGHALAYRRFGADANIVLYAFGGLAIGSHIVSGRGRRILISLAGPVAGFVLCGLVYGTNQALEWGQSADERAPNGLEPWFLYHQLIWVNLIWGLFNLLPVLPLDGGQISREVCGMIWGPRGKRIALQISFAVALAVVAYSMFCAIDSGQYGAGIMNSLPWWFLRGGVYSAILFGFLAYESYRLLQRVEWTDTHWDDRLPWER, from the coding sequence GTGCTGGTTGAACCGGAACGAACACCCTACGACTTGCGGTTCCGCTTCCTGGGGTTCCCCGTGCGGGTTCACCCGTGGTTCTGGATCGCGACCGTTCTACTGAACGGGGACGGCCTGCTCAAAATCGGCCCCGAATACCTGCTGATCTGGGTCGGCGTGGTGTTCGTCTCGATCCTGGTTCACGAACTGGGGCACGCGCTCGCGTACCGCCGGTTCGGGGCGGACGCGAACATCGTCCTGTACGCCTTCGGCGGTCTGGCGATCGGTTCGCACATCGTTTCCGGCCGCGGCCGGCGCATCCTGATTTCGCTCGCCGGGCCGGTCGCCGGCTTCGTGCTCTGCGGCCTGGTGTACGGAACGAATCAGGCGCTTGAGTGGGGCCAATCGGCTGATGAGCGGGCGCCGAACGGTTTGGAACCGTGGTTCCTGTACCACCAGCTCATCTGGGTGAACCTGATTTGGGGGCTGTTCAATCTGCTCCCGGTCTTACCGCTGGACGGTGGCCAGATCTCGCGCGAAGTGTGCGGAATGATATGGGGGCCGCGCGGGAAACGGATCGCGCTCCAGATCTCATTCGCAGTCGCCCTGGCGGTCGTCGCGTACTCGATGTTTTGTGCGATCGACTCGGGCCAGTACGGCGCCGGTATTATGAACAGCCTGCCGTGGTGGTTTTTGCGCGGCGGCGTGTACTCCGCGATCCTTTTCGGCTTCCTGGCTTACGAGAGCTACCGGCTCCTCCAGCGGGTCGAATGGACCGACACCCACTGGGACGACCGCTTGCCGTGGGAGCGGTGA
- a CDS encoding aminotransferase class V-fold PLP-dependent enzyme, which yields MDWSAFRSQFPVTAAWAFFDHAAVAPLPTPAVAALVEYAASLAAGGVCVVNKWVARVAEVRALAARLVAAEPEDVYFVPNTTHGISVVAEGFPWTAGDNVVLAAEEYPANQYPWMNLAHRGVEVRPVPSRGARLDIGDIRAAMNARTRVLTVSAVEFASGFRNDLDALGELCRARGVFFFVDAIQALGVFPIDLQKTPIDALAADGHKWLLGPEGAGIGYIRREWVDRLHPIGVGAFSVVNPLAFTTIDFRLKPHAGRWEGGALNIPGITAMGASLELLLSAGIENVQRRVVELTDYLCERATARGWTVFSSRAGGEKSGIVSLIHPTLPSDEVMKRCRSAGVAVNNRGGRVRVSPHAYNTPDEIDRFLAVT from the coding sequence ATGGACTGGTCCGCGTTCCGTTCCCAGTTCCCGGTTACCGCCGCGTGGGCGTTCTTCGACCACGCGGCGGTCGCCCCGCTGCCGACACCGGCGGTCGCCGCACTCGTGGAGTACGCGGCGAGCCTCGCGGCCGGTGGCGTGTGCGTGGTGAACAAATGGGTCGCGCGGGTCGCGGAGGTGCGGGCGCTCGCGGCCCGGCTCGTTGCGGCCGAACCGGAGGACGTGTATTTCGTCCCCAACACCACCCACGGTATCAGCGTTGTCGCGGAAGGGTTCCCGTGGACCGCCGGTGACAACGTGGTGCTGGCGGCGGAAGAGTACCCGGCCAACCAGTACCCGTGGATGAACCTCGCGCACCGGGGCGTCGAAGTGCGGCCCGTGCCGAGCCGCGGGGCGCGACTCGACATCGGCGACATCCGGGCCGCGATGAACGCGCGGACGCGCGTCCTCACCGTGTCCGCGGTCGAGTTCGCCAGCGGCTTCCGGAACGATCTGGACGCGCTCGGCGAACTTTGCCGCGCCCGCGGGGTCTTCTTCTTCGTGGACGCGATCCAGGCGCTCGGCGTCTTCCCCATCGACCTGCAGAAAACGCCGATCGACGCCCTCGCGGCCGACGGCCACAAGTGGCTGCTCGGTCCCGAGGGCGCCGGCATCGGGTACATTCGGCGCGAGTGGGTGGACCGGCTGCACCCGATCGGGGTCGGGGCGTTCAGCGTGGTGAACCCCCTGGCGTTCACCACGATCGACTTCCGCCTGAAGCCGCACGCCGGCCGGTGGGAGGGCGGCGCGCTGAACATTCCCGGCATCACCGCGATGGGCGCGAGTCTCGAACTGCTCCTGAGTGCCGGAATCGAGAACGTGCAGCGCCGGGTGGTGGAACTGACCGATTATCTGTGTGAACGGGCAACGGCGCGGGGCTGGACCGTGTTCAGCTCGCGCGCCGGCGGCGAGAAGTCCGGCATCGTGTCGCTGATTCACCCGACGCTCCCGTCGGACGAGGTGATGAAACGGTGCAGGTCCGCAGGAGTTGCTGTGAACAACCGCGGCGGACGGGTGCGCGTCAGCCCGCACGCGTACAACACGCCCGACGAGATCGACCGGTTCCTGGCCGTGACGTGA
- the coaD gene encoding pantetheine-phosphate adenylyltransferase: MPESTLSPRIAVYTGTFDPVHYGHLDIIERGSLLFDRLIVGVGNNLDKKTLFTLEERVQLIREVTGAWRNVEVMSFDGLAVKFVRACGARLMLRGLRTLSDMEYEFTMSLMNRNLDPQIETVFLMAKEQFSHVSSSLLRQIAILGGDLSKFLPDPVRTALIERARK, from the coding sequence ATGCCCGAAAGCACTCTCAGTCCGCGGATCGCGGTGTACACCGGTACGTTCGATCCGGTCCACTACGGGCACCTGGACATCATCGAGCGCGGCAGCCTGTTGTTCGACCGGCTCATCGTCGGGGTCGGCAACAACCTGGACAAGAAGACGCTGTTCACGCTCGAGGAGCGGGTGCAACTCATCCGCGAAGTGACCGGCGCGTGGCGGAACGTGGAGGTGATGTCGTTCGACGGCCTGGCCGTCAAGTTCGTCCGGGCGTGCGGCGCCCGGCTCATGCTCCGGGGGCTGCGGACCCTGTCGGACATGGAGTACGAGTTCACCATGTCGCTCATGAACCGGAACCTCGACCCGCAGATCGAAACGGTGTTCCTGATGGCGAAGGAGCAGTTCTCGCACGTCAGTTCTTCGCTGCTGCGGCAGATCGCGATCCTGGGCGGCGACCTGTCGAAGTTCCTGCCGGACCCGGTTCGCACCGCGCTCATCGAACGCGCGCGAAAGTAG
- a CDS encoding PQQ-binding-like beta-propeller repeat protein: MTRSLAAVALTCALAITPSCADPTLVPASTADTPAPGPRPAAPGATDWPTFLGPTRDGVSTEKGIIAPWPAEGLRKVWDCELGLGYAAPVVARGKLFHADRFTDNIRLTAREADTGKFLWKYEYPTEYEDRYGYEPGPRACPVADGDRVYLHGPDGVLCCVDATIGKEVWKVDTRAKFFFQQNFFGAGSVPVIDGDLLILPVGGSAKGPRPVDFRDVKSNDTALVAFDKKTGEVKYAAGHELASYSSPVITTISGKKTGLYFARGGLLGFDPQTGKTEFHYPWRARVMESVNASNPVVVGDKVLITECYGPGTAFLDLKGGKPKEIWTDKEKDSVDRSLACHWNTPIHIDGFVYGSSGRNTEDADIRCLELATGDLKWRQKRTKRCNFTLVDGHLVSLSEYGALALIKPNADKYQELSKYDVPGLEYPCWAAPVVSNGLLYVRGKEKLLALELIPAKK, encoded by the coding sequence ATGACGCGATCCCTCGCCGCCGTCGCCCTCACCTGCGCTCTCGCGATCACCCCTTCGTGTGCCGACCCGACACTCGTCCCCGCTTCGACAGCCGATACGCCGGCGCCGGGGCCCCGCCCGGCCGCACCCGGCGCGACCGACTGGCCGACGTTCCTCGGACCGACCCGAGACGGCGTGTCCACCGAGAAGGGGATCATTGCCCCGTGGCCCGCGGAGGGGTTACGGAAGGTGTGGGACTGCGAACTCGGCCTGGGCTACGCCGCTCCGGTCGTCGCCCGCGGCAAGTTGTTCCACGCCGACCGGTTCACCGATAACATTCGGCTCACCGCGCGCGAGGCCGATACCGGCAAGTTCCTCTGGAAGTACGAGTACCCCACCGAGTACGAGGACCGCTACGGTTACGAGCCCGGTCCCCGTGCCTGCCCGGTGGCGGACGGCGACCGGGTGTATCTGCATGGCCCCGACGGCGTGCTGTGCTGTGTGGACGCGACCATCGGTAAGGAAGTGTGGAAGGTCGATACGCGGGCGAAATTCTTCTTCCAGCAAAACTTTTTTGGCGCCGGCAGCGTGCCAGTGATCGATGGCGACCTGCTCATCCTCCCAGTCGGCGGGAGCGCGAAGGGGCCGCGGCCGGTGGACTTCCGCGACGTGAAATCGAACGATACGGCACTGGTCGCGTTCGACAAGAAGACGGGCGAAGTGAAGTACGCGGCCGGGCACGAACTCGCCAGCTACAGCAGCCCCGTCATCACCACGATCAGTGGCAAGAAAACGGGCCTGTACTTCGCCCGCGGCGGCCTCCTGGGCTTCGACCCGCAGACCGGAAAAACGGAGTTCCATTACCCGTGGCGGGCCAGGGTGATGGAGAGCGTGAACGCCAGCAACCCGGTTGTGGTGGGCGACAAGGTCCTCATCACGGAGTGCTACGGCCCCGGCACCGCGTTCCTCGACCTCAAGGGCGGCAAACCGAAGGAGATCTGGACCGACAAGGAAAAGGACTCCGTGGACCGCTCGCTCGCGTGCCACTGGAACACACCGATCCACATCGACGGGTTCGTGTACGGCAGTAGCGGCCGGAACACCGAGGACGCGGACATTCGGTGCCTCGAACTGGCCACCGGCGACCTGAAGTGGCGCCAGAAGCGGACCAAGCGGTGCAACTTCACGCTCGTGGACGGCCACCTCGTCAGCCTGTCGGAATACGGCGCACTGGCGCTCATCAAGCCGAACGCGGACAAGTATCAGGAGCTATCGAAGTACGACGTACCGGGGTTGGAGTACCCGTGCTGGGCCGCACCGGTGGTCAGCAACGGGCTACTCTACGTCCGCGGCAAGGAGAAACTGCTCGCACTGGAGTTGATCCCGGCGAAGAAGTGA
- a CDS encoding FG-GAP repeat domain-containing protein: MARLRFGAALGLLWAASAAAAAQPGKPPPVVQFKQFGATPEQFYQSSVTRWTSQLALDLEAVKGDVAKLPPPVRAAITTPADAALRHTAELEQFIRRGAPKEKLFAEFSEVERALNALAGAVAQNPIAGQAAAGPLGRTDSAFHQLATALGAGDNDPGRLKRRLIRLGEALDDGAEDLRTHVGDQHPNEKALERALGLYSREARLFARRVRDDADAGTLARSYAAMGERWAEAVTLFGRVRPLPPGVLAQAVKVDGLHRRAGSILNLPPFPPGTNPLLPTGKTFAYAVGAEVTGDPHVIVYADDKGTVAYSFLAYEKVFDGGVRVDMADLNGDGVADLIVAPGPGKAPVSLPVKVYDGRDLHLLVEFQPFPGFRGGLLARGTDLTKDGRALVAVTADDSNHIKVYDLAQGKEVASFFAHDPKRVTGGVRIAWGDINADGVPDILTVNGPGNAVTTVKVFNGKSAEVLAEFPVLDGKYKGGAFIAAVDLAGNGQMSPVIGLDAGAVPLVRVFDGKGKPLVEWLAFDDKFRGGVRVGVSARNRIVTGPGLGMKNSPVRIFDVTRPKAPPIEIVPFPGFDGGINVGGR, translated from the coding sequence ATGGCACGGTTACGATTCGGAGCGGCGCTAGGCCTTTTGTGGGCCGCATCCGCGGCGGCAGCGGCTCAGCCGGGCAAACCGCCGCCGGTCGTTCAGTTCAAGCAGTTCGGGGCCACGCCGGAACAGTTCTATCAGTCGTCTGTCACCCGCTGGACGAGTCAGCTGGCGCTCGATCTGGAAGCCGTGAAGGGCGACGTGGCGAAGTTGCCCCCGCCGGTACGAGCGGCGATCACCACGCCCGCGGACGCCGCGCTCCGACACACGGCGGAACTCGAACAGTTCATCCGCCGCGGAGCGCCGAAGGAGAAGCTGTTCGCGGAGTTCTCGGAAGTGGAGCGGGCACTGAACGCGCTGGCCGGGGCCGTCGCTCAGAACCCTATTGCGGGTCAGGCCGCCGCCGGGCCTCTCGGTCGGACCGATAGCGCGTTCCACCAACTCGCGACCGCCCTGGGCGCCGGGGACAACGACCCCGGCCGCCTCAAGCGCCGACTGATCCGGTTGGGCGAAGCGCTCGACGACGGGGCCGAAGACCTGCGGACGCACGTGGGCGACCAGCACCCCAACGAGAAAGCCCTGGAACGCGCGCTCGGCTTGTACTCCCGCGAGGCGCGGCTGTTCGCCCGACGGGTTCGGGACGACGCCGACGCCGGCACATTGGCCCGGTCCTACGCCGCGATGGGGGAGCGCTGGGCGGAAGCCGTGACCCTCTTCGGCCGCGTCCGACCCCTTCCCCCGGGCGTTCTCGCTCAAGCGGTGAAGGTGGACGGGTTGCACCGTCGCGCCGGGTCGATTCTGAACCTGCCGCCATTTCCTCCAGGAACGAACCCGCTGTTGCCGACCGGAAAGACGTTCGCGTATGCCGTCGGGGCGGAGGTGACCGGCGACCCGCACGTGATCGTCTACGCCGACGATAAAGGCACGGTCGCGTACAGCTTCCTGGCTTACGAGAAGGTCTTTGACGGCGGCGTGCGCGTGGACATGGCCGACCTGAACGGCGACGGCGTGGCGGACCTGATCGTCGCTCCGGGTCCGGGCAAGGCGCCCGTTTCTCTGCCGGTGAAGGTCTATGATGGCCGCGACCTGCACCTGCTCGTCGAGTTTCAGCCGTTCCCCGGTTTCAGGGGCGGGTTACTGGCGCGGGGAACCGACCTGACGAAGGACGGCCGCGCGCTCGTCGCGGTGACCGCCGACGACTCGAACCATATCAAAGTGTACGACCTCGCGCAGGGCAAGGAAGTCGCCAGCTTCTTCGCACACGACCCGAAGCGGGTCACTGGTGGCGTGCGGATCGCCTGGGGCGACATCAACGCCGACGGGGTGCCCGACATCCTCACGGTGAACGGTCCGGGCAACGCCGTCACCACCGTCAAGGTGTTCAACGGCAAGAGCGCGGAGGTGCTGGCCGAGTTCCCGGTGCTGGACGGCAAATACAAGGGCGGCGCGTTCATTGCCGCGGTCGATCTGGCCGGCAACGGTCAGATGAGCCCGGTGATCGGTCTCGACGCCGGGGCCGTTCCCCTCGTCCGTGTGTTTGATGGCAAGGGAAAGCCACTCGTCGAATGGCTCGCCTTCGATGACAAGTTCCGGGGCGGCGTGCGGGTCGGGGTGAGCGCCCGCAACCGCATCGTCACCGGTCCCGGTCTGGGTATGAAGAACAGCCCGGTCCGCATTTTCGACGTCACCCGGCCGAAGGCCCCGCCGATCGAAATCGTTCCGTTCCCGGGCTTCGACGGCGGGATCAACGTGGGCGGGCGGTGA
- a CDS encoding zinc-dependent alcohol dehydrogenase — translation MVRARQAVITEPFKTGVREVELADPAPNQILIAAEYSAVSAGTELAVYTGTHQWLKDPNLPDWKFPFRSGYSAAGRVLKVGKDFPGGFAEGDRVSFPGNHASAELLTVGHERCRVWKLPDNLSFEKASVACISRYGLGASVRAGLTLGRSAAVLGLGIIGQFSLRCLLAAGAGPVVGIDAVKMRRDAALAAGADHVIDPTAGDTKQQLAAYLGARGAEIVADATGVPDAIPTAMSLACDAGQVVVVGSPRGRAKEVNFYDDLHRRYIEVTGAHGNMLFEPAHTRLAGAWDIDKAQKWLLRQLAAGRLSLAGLVTHTITPEQLGDAYEGLLKDKDNYLGVLVKWV, via the coding sequence ATGGTCCGCGCGCGTCAGGCCGTCATCACCGAGCCGTTCAAAACCGGGGTCCGCGAGGTGGAACTCGCCGACCCGGCGCCGAATCAGATCCTCATCGCGGCCGAATACTCCGCGGTCAGCGCCGGCACCGAATTGGCGGTCTACACGGGGACGCACCAGTGGCTCAAAGACCCGAACCTGCCGGACTGGAAGTTTCCGTTCCGCTCGGGCTACTCGGCCGCGGGCCGCGTGCTGAAGGTCGGCAAGGACTTCCCCGGCGGCTTCGCCGAGGGGGACCGGGTCAGCTTCCCCGGTAACCACGCCTCGGCGGAACTGCTCACCGTTGGGCACGAGCGGTGCCGCGTGTGGAAGCTGCCGGACAATCTCTCGTTCGAGAAGGCTTCGGTGGCGTGCATCTCGCGGTACGGTCTGGGGGCGAGCGTCCGCGCGGGGCTGACGCTCGGGCGCAGCGCCGCGGTACTCGGCCTGGGCATCATCGGTCAGTTCTCGCTCCGCTGCCTGCTCGCGGCGGGCGCCGGTCCGGTGGTCGGCATCGACGCGGTGAAGATGCGCCGCGACGCGGCCCTCGCCGCCGGCGCGGACCACGTCATCGACCCGACCGCGGGCGACACGAAGCAGCAGCTCGCGGCGTACCTGGGTGCGCGGGGGGCCGAGATCGTGGCCGACGCCACCGGCGTGCCGGACGCGATCCCGACCGCGATGAGCCTCGCGTGCGACGCGGGGCAGGTGGTGGTGGTCGGCAGCCCGCGCGGGCGGGCGAAAGAGGTGAACTTCTACGACGACCTGCACCGCCGGTACATCGAGGTGACCGGCGCCCATGGGAACATGCTGTTCGAGCCGGCCCACACCCGGCTCGCCGGCGCGTGGGACATCGACAAGGCCCAGAAGTGGCTGCTCCGCCAGCTCGCCGCCGGCCGCCTGAGCCTCGCGGGGCTGGTCACGCACACCATCACGCCGGAACAGCTCGGCGACGCTTACGAGGGGCTGCTGAAGGACAAGGACAACTACCTGGGCGTACTGGTGAAGTGGGTGTGA
- a CDS encoding acyl-CoA desaturase, translated as MWWYRTTRIDLWRTLFVAVHLALFAIPFVEFSWTSVILFVVGTRIIGFGVTLGLHRYFSHRSFKTSRWFQFLIAFAGTTALQKGPLWWVMQHRLHHKHSDTEADPHSPVVGGLWHGHLGWLFARDLLSPQFGIVRDLTKYPELIWLDRLWVLPPALLAAACYAIDGWSGVVYGYCLSAVLVFHVTFAVNSLGHLFGGRRFETADGSRNNPVLGYLAMGDGWHNNHHHAPYSARHGFAWYEFDVTYQLIRVFALLGLVWGVKQPPPELRAGRAAVESAQVPVPGAS; from the coding sequence ATGTGGTGGTACCGCACGACCCGGATCGACTTGTGGCGCACGCTGTTCGTCGCCGTTCACCTCGCCCTGTTCGCGATCCCGTTCGTTGAGTTCTCCTGGACGTCGGTCATCCTGTTCGTGGTCGGCACCCGGATCATCGGGTTCGGTGTCACGCTCGGGTTGCACCGCTACTTCTCGCACCGGTCGTTCAAAACGTCCCGGTGGTTCCAGTTCCTCATCGCGTTCGCCGGGACGACGGCGCTTCAGAAGGGGCCGCTCTGGTGGGTCATGCAGCACCGGCTGCACCACAAGCACTCGGACACGGAGGCGGACCCGCACTCCCCGGTCGTCGGCGGCTTGTGGCACGGCCACCTCGGGTGGCTCTTCGCCCGCGACCTGCTCAGCCCGCAGTTCGGCATCGTGCGCGACCTGACGAAGTACCCCGAACTGATCTGGCTCGACCGGCTGTGGGTGCTCCCGCCGGCGCTCCTGGCCGCGGCGTGTTACGCGATCGACGGGTGGAGCGGCGTGGTGTACGGGTACTGCCTGAGCGCCGTGCTCGTGTTCCACGTGACGTTCGCGGTGAACTCCCTGGGGCACCTGTTCGGCGGGCGGCGCTTCGAGACCGCCGACGGGAGCCGCAACAACCCCGTCCTGGGGTACCTGGCGATGGGCGACGGGTGGCACAACAACCACCACCACGCGCCGTACTCGGCCCGCCACGGATTCGCGTGGTACGAGTTCGACGTGACCTACCAGCTCATCCGGGTGTTCGCGCTACTGGGTCTCGTGTGGGGCGTGAAGCAGCCCCCACCGGAACTGCGCGCCGGTCGCGCCGCCGTCGAGTCGGCCCAGGTGCCGGTTCCGGGCGCCTCGTAG